In Acidobacteriota bacterium, the following proteins share a genomic window:
- a CDS encoding M61 family metallopeptidase yields MQLNSWTIQFLIFLFSLIGIAVNSPPVLAVSKVETTVTISKLETHVFHVKTVIRDIQQPVLELGLPIWTPGHYVVEDYARNLLRVTVTDQAGRKAAYRKFTASSWAINTSNVNEVLVEFDYLADQIQLHTAFLTPTYGLLNPSNFVFYVKGQQSTIPHSLRLILPDKWNVACGLAVKDGQIEAANFDELIDAPALVGEFDRIELPVKGIPHEFVYAPKSSLTPELAQELAQRCARIYESLGNIFGESPFSKYCTINIFVTNPELVRGALEHNNSYVSLELKPEDSVAGLFETLRLASHEYFHAYNVKRIRPAELWPYRYDDRVFTPLLWVSEGFTRYYETRGLLLAGLVTPDEFLQLLANLIIRTVSEEPGKYISVEEASINTWMGGAGGFSQPFAVDYYARGAVIALLLDLKIRQETQGKSSLDDVMRWLYAERYKRNQGFTTDDLISCIGRTLGKSPKTFFDRHVSGTDPLPIRGILEQSGLRLEQQELQIPFLGAFLDASNRVTALVDDSIAGKAGVKEGDLLLGLGDIALDSPTWTNDFQRMYQGQDGKRFPVYAIRDGKPLVLKAIVKTIRTAEWRLVTFETTDRQDFGVRDRWLSGK; encoded by the coding sequence ATGCAACTGAACTCCTGGACGATTCAATTTCTGATTTTTCTTTTCAGTCTGATTGGGATTGCTGTCAATTCCCCTCCGGTTTTGGCCGTTTCAAAAGTCGAAACCACGGTCACGATTTCCAAACTGGAGACGCATGTATTTCACGTCAAAACGGTCATTCGAGACATCCAGCAACCCGTCCTGGAACTTGGCTTGCCGATCTGGACGCCGGGGCATTATGTCGTTGAAGACTATGCCCGCAATCTCCTGCGCGTGACCGTCACTGATCAGGCTGGTCGCAAAGCTGCCTATCGAAAATTCACTGCCAGTTCCTGGGCCATCAATACCAGCAACGTCAATGAAGTGTTAGTCGAATTTGATTATCTGGCTGACCAGATTCAGTTACACACGGCTTTCCTGACACCGACCTATGGGCTGCTTAATCCTTCAAATTTCGTGTTTTATGTCAAAGGTCAACAATCAACCATTCCGCATTCGCTTCGGCTGATTCTCCCTGACAAATGGAATGTTGCCTGTGGACTGGCCGTCAAAGATGGCCAGATTGAAGCCGCAAATTTTGACGAACTGATTGACGCTCCGGCACTGGTTGGCGAATTTGACCGGATTGAACTTCCAGTCAAGGGTATCCCGCACGAATTTGTGTATGCCCCAAAATCATCGCTCACACCGGAACTGGCCCAGGAACTGGCCCAACGATGCGCCCGGATCTATGAATCCCTTGGCAACATCTTCGGAGAGTCTCCTTTTTCCAAATACTGCACAATCAACATTTTTGTGACCAACCCTGAACTGGTGCGCGGGGCGCTGGAACACAATAATTCGTATGTATCGCTTGAACTCAAACCCGAAGACTCGGTGGCGGGCTTATTTGAAACGCTCAGGCTCGCATCTCACGAATATTTTCACGCCTACAACGTCAAACGGATTCGTCCGGCTGAACTCTGGCCCTATCGCTATGATGACCGGGTGTTTACACCGCTTCTTTGGGTTTCAGAAGGCTTTACCCGGTATTATGAAACGCGGGGGCTGCTCCTGGCCGGATTGGTGACACCTGACGAGTTTCTCCAATTACTGGCAAACCTGATTATTCGGACGGTTTCTGAAGAGCCCGGAAAGTATATTTCAGTCGAAGAAGCCAGCATTAACACCTGGATGGGCGGCGCCGGCGGGTTCAGTCAGCCCTTTGCCGTTGATTATTATGCGCGTGGGGCGGTGATTGCGTTGCTCCTGGACTTAAAAATTCGACAGGAAACCCAGGGGAAATCTTCACTGGATGACGTGATGCGCTGGTTGTATGCCGAACGCTACAAACGAAACCAGGGGTTTACGACTGATGACTTAATTTCCTGCATTGGCCGCACGCTCGGGAAAAGCCCGAAAACGTTTTTTGATCGCCACGTAAGCGGCACGGACCCGCTACCGATTCGGGGGATTCTCGAACAATCGGGGCTCCGGCTTGAACAACAGGAACTCCAGATTCCATTCCTCGGGGCGTTTCTGGATGCTTCAAACCGGGTGACGGCCCTGGTTGATGATTCAATTGCTGGGAAGGCCGGAGTCAAGGAAGGCGACCTTCTGCTTGGATTGGGTGATATTGCGCTTGATTCTCCGACCTGGACGAATGATTTTCAGCGAATGTACCAGGGACAGGATGGAAAACGCTTTCCGGTTTATGCCATTCGTGATGGAAAACCGCTCGTGCTCAAAGCTATCGTCAAAACGATTCGAACTGCCGAATGGCGACTGGTTACATTTGAAACCACTGACCGGCAGGATTTTGGCGTTCGGGACCGCTGGCTGAGCGGAAAGTGA